gccaccgcattccagcttgggtgacagagtgacactccatctcataaataaattaataaagcagCCTATCTCTACTGGATTACATAATCCCTTTTTGCCTGCTTCATCCTCCATTCTTCCCAGTATCTATTGAAATTGAGAGCCCAAGTATTCTACGTTCTCAAAGACATTGAAGGAGACATGAAGACTACCGACAGCAAAAGGTGGGGACTTTGAAGATCAAGCACCGTTTGCTACGGGTCCTCGCTCTGCTGAAAAGCACCACGAGATTAATAAGCTGCATGAGATCACTAACCACCAGGTAGAAACACCTCTAAAATTGCTTACATATGTTAAACTGGATCTTTTACttttagcaaaagaaaacaacttaCCCATTGGAACGCCTGGAGATCCAAAAAGCTTTACTAGTTGCAAGGCAAACCCTTGTGATAATGGTAGCCCAAGGGAACTACAGTGAGTGCTTAAGTCTTGGTTGTCCTCAGCTGGTAATTGCTTAGGTTCTTCCCATCTTTTCAGCTTTCCATCAAATCTTTCATTTAAAAGGTGAAAATCAGAACTGATTCCCAAAGAGCACGAAGTGTCAGGATGACTGTGTAAAATTTCTGGGGAAATAAACCCTGCATCATTTAGTTTATTACCTACTCTTGTCTGAGATTCGAAAGTCAAAAACAGTTTCTTGTTTGTAAAAGATGCCTTCCAAATACTAGACATATTATGCAGCACAAAAGAAGgaatataatttttgtataaagatgCAGAGCACCTTAGTCTGTTAAATGACAGGCAATGAGAATAACGCTGTCCACCAATATTTAAAGGGGGAGCTTTGATAATATCAAGGTAAAACCACAATGCATGATGATCAAAGGTCATAAGTTTTTGCTTATTCTCCTCTTCACTGTTCCTTTCTGAAATTCTATCTTTTTCTTCTCCCAAAGTAATTTTTAGTCCATGTTTTTTTGTTAACAGGTCACATTTCTCCCTGTCTTTTACACTGATATGACTCTGTCCTAATAAGTTAAAATTTGGTACCAAATTGAaaatccttttcttattttttgttgattGTAAAGCGTTCTTTGGTATATCCAGTTGAGGTAAGCAGCTTCTGAAGAGGTTTGTTTCTATGAATGAATCTATAGTTTCAGGTGGAGGTGAAAAATCTTCATTTCCTATCAGTAGTTTATCTGTCAATATTTCTGGACTGCTTCCTGGTCCGGATGCTGCCACCGAAGTGAAGATCAATTGAATCCATTGCCCCCTGCTGTCAGGACCAGTCAACTTACGTGCTCTATCTTTCTTTGGTCTCTGTTCACATATAAACTTATGAGGTCCTGCAGGCCAGCTACCAAAATAGGGCTGTCTGTCAGAGCCCAGCTGTAAATCTTCATCAGATAAACTGGTTGTGAAAAAAACCCAGTGACTGATTTCAATTGCATACACTTGTTCCTCTCTTAAAACTTTATCTGACACTCTGATTCCACGTTGATGGCACAGAACGGGTTCACGTGGGAGACTTTTATCtcctatttctctcttcttcataAATGAGCATGAAGTTTCCGCAGCAAGGTTCTGGGTGTCTAACGCTATGGTATGCCTATCTCTAATATGCTTTTCTACCTTCATGCCAGAGCAGTCATCAGTTGTTACACAGGAAAGGTTTTGAGTCACTATTGGACTAGTAACAGAGGTTTCATCTGGCATCAGTGACAAACTTACAAACAAGTTATCACCTTCCTTAGAGAGGTAATTCTTTGGTGTATTGTCCAATTCAACTATAGACATAACGTTTTGGAAACTGTGTTTAGGatctttatttttccatcttttttctttatacccAGTCACAAAATCTCTGACTTCATTTTGTAGACCACCAATGAAAGGATATTCTGATTCTCTTCTGGTCTTTGCAATGTCTTCCTCTTCACTCTGAGATGGGTCCTGATCTCCTGGTGTAAGATCACTTAAGAATTCTAATGAGTTTTCCTCCATGATTTTATTCTGACTgttctgctttttgtttctttttctgttcctcttctgTTTGGTTTTGCTGAGCCTATGCccagttttcttcaaaactctTCCTCTGAAATAtcaaagaattaagaaaatatatgacTTAATTACATGTATAACATAAGCAAACTATAACATCATACTCTTCATGTGCAGATTTAAAAACCTTTAGTACAAGAGAATCTCAAGTGTGcatgtacttttttgtttgtttgtttgtttgttttttgagacggagtctcgtttcatcgcccaggctggagtgcagtggtgcgatcttggctaactgcaacctccgcctcccaggttcaagtgattctcctgcctcatcctcgcaagtagctggcattacaggtgcccaccaacacgctcggttaattttttagtagagacggagtttcaccatgttggccaggctcctgacctcaggtgatccgcccgcctcagcctcccaaagtgctgggattacaggcaagtgctacCACGCTGGCCatactttatattatatttaaaatcacttttaaaaagagatacTTTAATCCTATACATTAAAAATGGGTACACTTTGAGAAAGTTAAAGCAAATATGCATACAATCATTtcagaaataacttttaaaaaacctaaTATTTTCCTTAAAGGAAATAGTTCATATATAAGCATGTATTAACAGGGatattttctgagaaatgcatcgttaGGCAATTTTATcactgtgtgaacatcacagTGTACTTATACAAATCTACGTGATGTAGTCTACACCACACCCAGGCTATAttatatagcctattgctcctaggctgaaAAACTACAGCCTGTTACTACACTGCATACTATAGGCAATCATAAAACGttagtaagtatttgtgtatctcaaCATAtctagaggccaggcacggtggctcacgcctgtaatccaggactttgggaagctgaggtgggtgatcacctgaggtcaggagttcgagaccagcctccaGTATCTCCTCTCACTTCCTGTTGTTTCTTGTTTGATTTGATCCAGAGAAAGGAGATGCAACAGGAGAAATGTCTCAAGATACAAGTTACTGATAATAGGAGTCAAGGCCCAAGAACTGCTGTCATGAAAAGGACTCAACCCTTGCCAGCTGAGTATCTTCTGTTTATGCACATGTGAGCGTTTGAAGatgagaggaggaagaaaagagagaaggaaatgttttgtacaattttctttttaaatcaagaGGCAGTGTTGCATAATGGTTAAAGAGCGTGGACTTTAGAGTGAATCAAACTAGGTCTGAACCTGCCACTAGCCACGTGACCCTGAGCACATTCTTCAGCTTCTCTGTATATCAGTTGtctttgtaaaatggggttaagTCTCGCCTTTGCCCTTACTTGATATAGTTTTGAAGATTAGGTGAGTTGGTACATGTAAAGCAATTAAACAGTCCCAATACATAAAGgtaacatcttttttttaaagccagttttCCAAGTACAGTTGTAGACCTTAGTCTTTCTGATGGTATATGGAACTATAGACATTTTGGTGATGAGCCATATTTCAGTAACTGCATTTCCCTATATTAGGGCTCTCTTTCTTTGTACAGTAGAGAGCTGTTCTGAGGGACAGTGACCACACATTAAGTGCATTAAGCTCCATAGAATCACAGTGCTGCAGTGAGTCTCTTACATCCTTAGCATATTACCATGTAATCAAATGAATAATGCAACAACAAactctatttgttttcttttctccttgccCTGAAACAGAATGGTTCACATTTGAGTAAAGACAGGGGAGTTTGTTTTCAGAATGACATACTAGTCTGCAGGATGAATTTCATAACTGACATTGTACCTTGGACTGCAACCAGGACTTTCATTGGAATCAGGTAGAACTAACCATGAAGGAGCCTCTCTCCCTCATCTGCCCTCAGGTCAAGGCTCCATATGAGCAATGGAAAAGCCAGGCTAGATGGCCCATAACTGAGATCAACAGATGGGCACACGTGCCTCCTCCTGGAGCTAATTCACTCATGGGGTGGAGGCAGTGAGAAGGGATCACATTCTGGATActgttttgaaggaaaaataagcaaGATTTGAAAACAAATCAGATATAGGGTATGAGGAAAAAGATAAGAATCAAGTATGAGTACCAGGAGATTGGCCTAATTAGAGGGATGAAGTGGTTACTTACTGCAACATAAAAGTCTGCGAGATATGGGTTTGGAGAGAGGGTTGGTAAATCAGTTCCCTCAAAGTCCAGCTCAGAGTAGGCTAATCTGTCCTTAAAAAAGAGGtcagaaagtgaaaaagaagagGGCTTCTCTAATACTCCCCGAGTTCCTTTGCTTTCTAAGCAGATTACAATCAGCTGGTTAGGAACAGGATACTAGGGACCCTgctaatgtctttttttgttgttttttcctcctGAGTCTGCTTTCTAGGGAAGGACCTGCTAATGCTAACAACCCACTATGGTTGCTAATGCTAACAACCCAGAGAAGTAAACACTGGACCATGAAAGAATAAGGTGgtttaaaaagtaaactattGGAGTCTGGGAGATCAGGCAGTTTATTAAGGCAGTTTGCTAAGAGTTAATCAAAGAAATCTCTAAGGATTAGAATTCCAACTGAAAATACAACAGAATGCCAAGAGGTGTGAAAATCCTCAGACTGACTCTACAGTGAAGTGCCAGAGACATATACCAGTTCTGCACCACTGGAGCTCTATATAGCTACCGTCCTTATTTCAGAAACAGTGGACATGGCTTTCTGGAAAGGAAACACAAACCAATAACAGTGACTTGTGAATCCCCTGGGAAATAAGAGActtggtagtgatggtggtggtgataactTCTGCTTGAATGTGGCTAATCAGTAGATGCATTTTCTTTAGAAACATCTATCTAGAAAGTGTGAGAATCTCATCAAAGCTGTGTCAAGGATCATTAAATGTGATCTCACTGGTGCTGATTCATTTAGGAATGAATGGCaccattagaagaaaaaaaatcactaaataaaAGTTAGTCATGGAGAGGAAATCAAAAGAGTTAGAGGCACAGGATGTAGCTTTGAAAAGAAcgaagaaattaagaaatgaacAAATGGTAACATATCTATGATGAGTAAGATTTTGCTTTCTAGATGATAGCTTAGAATCCAAGCTGCTAGGTAGCGATGGAGTGTACCTCTCAAGAATTAGAAAGTGTTTGTTCAGATACAAGCTAACCTAACCAAGTGAACTGTGACCGGATGACAAAGGTGAGAGAGCATCCAGATAAAGCTGAAGAAAGCAGGAAGGGAGGTTGGAAAGCATGGTGAGTAATAAccttcatggaaaaaaaaataattaagggggccagaagaaaacatttcccAATGCAGAATCCTAGATACTAATTTATGATAATGGGCAATAAATGAAGTAAATCTGAGATTAAATCACATGCAGATTATAAAAGGTCTCATGGCTTTGTGGAATGACCAGTTGAAATAACTGAGGCCAGGTCCTGGTCCTGTTTCAGTAATAGCCAAGTCCAGGCCTTAGCTAGCAGTGGGATCCCTCAGCTAGCAGTGGGATCTTGGGCAAATCATGTCTTTCTAAAACGAGGAAAATACCCCTCCTTGCAAAGCTGTTGTAAGGACTACTAATATAGATACTCTTAAATAACCTCTACTCAACTGATAGAGCAGATCAATTGATTGTCTCCATTGCCTCTGTACAATAAGGACAGATATTAATGACTCACACTAAATGCTCCCAGCTAGATGGCTGCTCTCCAGTGTAACTGAATGCTTTTGCTGTCACTGTTTAGAACTGTATATGTATAAAGAGTCAGATGGGTTTATTCCCAAGTCTGTTTATGCcaataataatttttactatAATTATATAGTTTGTCTCACTAAACATGAAGTGTTAAACAACTGTTAAATAGGCAGGATAACTATGAAATTTggttaaaaacaataaagaccTATGATTATGCACTCATATTGCTTTGAATATTTCTTTGGGTTCTACTTCCAATTTATATCAACAGAAACTAGAAATTCCTGACTACACACTACAGATGTGGTTTATGCATGAAAAAAGTTAAACTGCACTGaacaaaattatacataaaaattgCTGAATAAATacacttaaaacatttattttaagttcaaataaaatgtttaaagcatgtatcatttcaaaataattctttaaacaattttttcaaTGAACTAACCAGCTATCTGTCCCAATCATGTGAGAGAAGAGGGctttaattataaataaagcacCTATTACAATGCTTGACACATAGTGGGTACTTCATAAATGGcagctcttatttttattatgtattaacaacaacaaaagcaatctTATAAATTTCACTGAGACTCCTATGGTGCAATTCAAGAGCAGAATGTGGCAATGTGATACTTATGCTTTACTTAAAACAAACAGTTGAGTTAGGAGAACTGGAAAATTCTCCAAAAATGTAATTTACTTAATGTAATTGCAAATGATTGGAAGtggaaaaaacttttttaaactaAGTGGCATATATAGACAAACTGATAAATCCACCATCTTTCTCAGAGATTAAAACACCtttctcagtaattgatagaacaatGAGACAAAAGAAAGACACAGAAGTTTAACTAGCATAATAATGATTGAGCACACTAACATGGAACACCACATCCAACAATTGGTGAAAACACATTCTTTTCACACTCACATATAATATCTATAGAAATTAACTAGGCCATAAAGCTAGACCCCCACAGATTTCAAAGAATTACTAATGTATGGACCATAATATAGTTAACCTTGAACTTAGTAACAgtaatttttttggaaaaaattataaacatggaAAAATTTATAGGTAGaaaaattataatggaaataCTTAGAACTGAAtaacagtaaaaaatatatatataaaaagtgatttttgtttgtttgttttttaagacagaatcttgctctgttacccaggctggagtgtagtgatatgatcacagctcactgtagcctctacctccagggttcaagtgattctcctgtctcagactccagagtagctgggactacaggagcgccaccatgcctggctctttttctttccttcctttccttcccttttttcccttcttttccttccttccctccctcccacccacccctgcttctctctctcttgctctctctttctttctgacgTGTTctccatgttgtctaggctggtctcaagctcctggactcaaacgatctgcctgcctcagcctcccaaagtgctgggaatacaggtgtgagccactgcacctggcctaaaaagtGATACTTAAAGGGATATTTGCATGAACATTcacattaaaaaggaaagacaCAAAATTAATGAGTCAACCACACAactgaagaagttacagaaaagaagagcaaaataaacttcaaaaaagTAGAAGAGGCTAaccatggtggtgcacgcctgtaatcctagcaatttggaaacctgaggtgggaggattgcttgaggtcaggagttttaagaccagcctgggcaacatagcaagattctgtccatattttaaaaaaagaaaataatatatctacacacacatattcttttAAGTAGAAGAAAGGGAATAATAAAAAACACAACCTCCTGGTGagattaaggaagaaaaaaaggaaatgagcattagaaatagaaaagaaggcACAAGTACAGAtccagagaaattttaaaagataaaagatgaaTTATATGAATAACTTTATAacaacaaatttgaaaatttaagtgaaatgtaatttatgcatttatttatatatttagctaGAAAATACaagttatttaattaatttatttttgagacagggtctcactctgttgcccaggctggagtgcagtggtgtgatcatggctcactgcaaccttgagctcccaagctcaagcaatccccctcacctcagcttcccatgtagctgggaccacaggtatgtgccaccatgcccagctgcccaactatttttttttttttaagagacagggtctcactatgttccccaggctggtcctgaactcctaggctcaagcaatcctcttgccttggcctcccaaagtgctgggattacaggcccagcaCACACAGCCAAAAACACAAGTTATTAAAATTgactaaaaagaaacagaaagcctgGGTAGTCCTAGAATGGTAAAACAATAAAGGTTAAGTTTTTCCCCCCAGCAAGGGAATTCCAAGTTCAGGTGACTTTTCAGAAAAGTTCTACCAAATATTCAAGGAATTGTTCATTGCAATTAGATGCACaattttccagagaaaagaaaaagaaagaatacctccagcttttttttcaaaatgctaACATAGATTGATAGAGCCAGGAAGTTACACAAAAATGAGAACTTTCAGACTAGTCTCAGTTAAATACAAAAACCCTAAATAAAATATCACCAAACTACCTCCAGTAATGTGTAAAACAGATAATACATTATGATTTAACTGGTTTATCTCAAGATTGCAAGACTCATTTATACTAGACTATCCATTAATATAATTAACCACATCAGCAGGTTAAAGGAGAAAACACATCTAAAAGCTTTTTAATAGTGgtagaaattgttttatttattttctatctgtGTACTTAAAACACTCAAAATccattactatttaaaaataacacacataACTCTTAGTAAACCAGGAATAGATGAGAACTTCCTTAATTAACAGTGAGTACTATGATCCTATCACAAACAATTTCTAATatgagaaatattaaaaacatttctttaaatcagaaacaagacaagaaaGCCTATTATCACCAGTTCCATTCAACATTGTATAGGCCCTCTGTATTCATGAAAgatatatcagacaaaatagaaaaggaaaataacgAAGAGATACAAGGActgtaaaggaagaaaaaaattattattcttggcagggcacgatggctcacatctgtaatcccagcactttgggaagccgaggcaggtggattgagtttgggagttcgagaccagcctgaccaacatggagaaaccctgctactaaaatacaaaaaattagctgagcatggtggcgggcgcctgtagtcccagctacttgggaggctgaggcagaattgcttaagctgaggaggcagaggttgcagtaagcccagatctggccactgcactccagcctgggtgacagagggagactctgtcttaaaaaaaaaaaaaaaaaaaaaaaaaaaaaggcaactaaTGAGTGATGTCAGCAAAAATGGTGGAGTAACAAACTCCAAAAGCTCATCCCTTCACAACAGAAGTGACTAAACAGGAAAGAACTGTCAGAATCAACTTTATCAGAACTGTGAAAACAGATCAAGGGTTTACAGCAACTGGGCAAAAtgtttaataaagagaaaaaaaaagaaagctgagtCTCAGTAGGAAatatttgttagtttttaaagtttttatgaaGCAGGGTATggctgtttcctaggctggagtgcagtggctattcacagaacTGAGCACAGCACACTacggcctcaaactcctggcctcaagttattctcctgcctcagcctccgaagcggctgggactataggcatacgccactgtgcccagctctttCTAGTGGTTTTAACTTACTCTGGCCCCATCTACTGCTCTGCAGATTAATACTGGCTCTGAAGACAACAACCTACTTTCCCAGCACCGGTGTTTATTACCAAGGGTGGCAGAAAGGACCTTCTTCTCAGagaattgttgttgttttgaccTTGCTGGTGACTCCGAGCTCAAAGTGCTTGCGCCTATTTTAACTAACTCAAAACTTTCCTAGGACAAACACAACCACCCAGTGTAGGGGgcatttattgaatacatttaAAGGCAAATGAATTAGCCACTGTCAGTTGGGGTAAGGCATAACTGCCACTCGGGGTAAACAACAGATAATCCAAAAAGCTTGAGAAGAAAAGATGAGAAGTGAAGCATTTTAGGGAATAAGGGCTTTGAAAAGCTCCCACATATTCCTGGGAATCTAGAAGGCCATGCACTTACCCAAGTCAGGCTGTATGCTCAGAAAAGACCTAAAAAACTGTCGCTTCTGGCTGACACCCAGATTCTATACAAGCAGGAAAAGACAAGGGCAGAATTATAAACAGCCTTAGTGTAGAAGGTGTCCCAACACATACACAAAGATGGAATAtttttgttgatgatgatgatgttgttGTTCCAGATGTTTAAGGAAACATATGTTGAATCACTAGCTGACTACTAAACTAATGGAACAAAGACTTCAGTAGAATATAGATTTTACAAAATTAGTAcagaaaagtcacaaaacaacAGTTACAACAAGGAGCAGAAACAAACCTTCAGGAGGGGTGAAATATGATTACAGATTTcccacattatattatttaaaatgtctaatTTTCACAAAACCTATGAGATATACAAAGAAGTAACTGTGGCCtatacacaggaaaaaaagaaattaataggaACAATCATTGACAAAGCCTAGACATTGGACTTATCAGGCAAAGACTTTatgttaactattttaaatatgctaaaagaaacaatggataaacaactaaaaacaaataagaacaatGACTCACCAAATAATTAATATCAATAAATAGATGGAAGTTAGAAGGAGGGGCTTCGAGACAGCTGGCTAGAGGCATCCAGCACTCACCTCCTCCATAAAGAAGACTCAAAATAACAAGTAGATAATCATACTCTGAATAGAGCATTTAAGAGAGAACAGTGGAATACACCTAAGACACAGAGGGATCAGAAGGCAAGGCTACCAGCTTAGTTGGGATCAGCTGGGAGCCCAGAGAAGCTTCCCAGTACAGAGAAAAGGTCAATGACCACAGACTCTTGTAACCTGGGCCAGGAGAAAACCCCTTGACCCTTGTAAGCCCTGAGACTACTGGAGGGAGCTGCCCGGAGATGACATGATAGCACCGCTCCAGAAAGGAAGCTCACACCAGGTCCCACTGCCCTACAACTCCTAAGCAGCAGCAGCACGGCACTATTTTGAGAGCCTAGTCCATGCCAGACTGCATGCTGCTCACATCACTAGAGATATCCTCCCACATCCATCCAGAGGGCTGTAGCAGTACAATGCTGGTTAAACCCAGGGGAGTAGCAGGGAACTCAGCACTCTAGCACATACAGTGTGCTGCACCTTGGGGAATGTGCAGTGTACCACACTGGGGAGGCTGCCCCCAGGACAAAGGGAACTAAACTGTGTGCTTTCTAGAACCTGAGACTGCCTACCTGGGGCAGCCACCACAGACAGTGACCCCATTCTCCCAGCAGCAGGGCTGATGTGCACAATCCCTGAGAACAGACTCTGCCGCTGCCCATTgcagctgccactgctgctgcagGGGCTGAAGCACGCACTTCAGGCAGTAACCACACCCTCTTCAGCAGCAAGGTCAAAGCACACTTGCACATGCCTTGAGGACAGGTCCCTCAGCTGTCCCAAACCCCTGCACTCTCAACACTTTTGCAACCACCTAAGCACTCCACCCGGGCCTGGGGCTCACCCTGCCCTGCCCACTACAGGTGGTGCCTCAGCATACTACTGAAACTACTGAAGACAGGCCTGCTCAGCCTAACACTGCCTCCCACTCAGTGCCCAAGCCCACTACCCTGAAGCCTGAGGATTGCCCCACCCTATCCACCACTGGTGGGATCTCTGCACTCCTCTTCAGAACCCGAGGACAGGCTTACCCTGTCTGCCACTACCAGCACAGGCAGCATCCACTCAAATGTGCCATCTGGACGTCTGGGGACTGGCCCACCCAGCTTGTCACAGCCAATGCTAACACAAACATATGCTACTTCAGAGCCTGATGGTGGTCCCATCACCATAACTGCCATCACCCAAACAagcacactgcccaggagaccgAGAACCTACCCCCCTACCTGGTTCACTGCTGCTACTCCTGGTACCTGAGCAAGTGCCTAGAGGCTGAAGAATCAGCATATTGGGACCCACTAACACTGGTGCTCATCTGTGCCACCCAGAGGCCCAAGGAAAGGCATACTCAACCTGCCAGTGCCACCAGTTGAGCTTGAGGACTGAGGACTGGCAACCCCTTCCACAGTAAACCTCATCACAATTTCCACTAACAAACTCAGCCTAAGCCACTGAGAAAACCACAAACACCACAGATGCTGTTTACAGTTGAAGAAATCATATGGAAACTGCATGACTCCATGCACCCAGAATGACAGCTAAAGTGTCCTACCCAACCAACACCATAGATACATCCTTAGGAAGAAGTCTTCCCCTATAAAAGCCTATCCAAAAAAAGTTGGATGTGACTGTTATACCAGATATGCAGATATCaacataaggaaaaaataaacatgaaaacacAAGGAAATATGACAACTCGAAAGGAACATAATAATTCTTCAGCAATAAATTCcagtggaaaataattttatggaattccagaaaaagaactcaaaataataataatcaaagtagctcagtgaaatacaagagaatatagataaataatacaaagaaatcagaaacacAATTCaagatatgaatgagaaattcaccagagatagatatcataaaaaagaaccaaacaaaaatcCTGGAACTGAAGAATTCAATGACTGAAACAAAAAATTCATTTGAGAACTTCCACAATAAACTAGAGCTatcagaagaaagaatctcagaacttaaagacaagtctttttaaataacccagtcagacaaagataaaaaaataaatatataggctGAGTGTGAGGGCTCATGCCcacaatcccagcaccttgggaggctaaggtgagcggatcacttgagctcaggagttcaagaccagcctggccaaagcaTGGTGAAAtcatatctctactaaaaatacaaaaacttagcccagcatggtggcttgtgcctgtagtcccagctacttgggaggctgaggcacgggaattgcttgagcctgggaggtggaggttgcagtgagctgagatcatgccactgcactccagcctggggaacagagcgagattccatctcagaaacaacagcaacagcaacaacaacaaatcaaaccaacaactaaataaataaatacataaatacataaa
The window above is part of the Macaca mulatta isolate MMU2019108-1 chromosome 17, T2T-MMU8v2.0, whole genome shotgun sequence genome. Proteins encoded here:
- the N4BP2L2 gene encoding NEDD4-binding protein 2-like 2 isoform X6; this translates as MSYGEIEEFCLVRIGMALCSALMTIFTIKMGTAKQAIDQGRSPVIIDNTNIQAWEMKPYVEVAIGKGYRVEFHEPETWWKFDPEELEKRNKHGVSRKKIAQMLDRYEYQMSISIVMNSVEPSHKSTQRPPPPQGRQRGRVLKKTGHRLSKTKQKRNRKRNKKQNSQNKIMEENSLEFLSDLTPGDQDPSQSEEEDIAKTRRESEYPFIGGLQNEVRDFVTGYKEKRWKNKDPKHSFQNVMSIVELDNTPKNYLSKEGDNLFVSLSLMPDETSVTSPIVTQNLSCVTTDDCSGMKVEKHIRDRHTIALDTQNLAAETSCSFMKKREIGDKSLPREPVLCHQRGIRVSDKVLREEQVYAIEISHWVFFTTSLSDEDLQLGSDRQPYFGSWPAGPHKFICEQRPKKDRARKLTGPDSRGQWIQLIFTSVAASGPGSSPEILTDKLLIGNEDFSPPPETIDSFIETNLFRSCLPQLDIPKNALQSTKNKKRIFNLVPNFNLLGQSHISVKDREKCDLLTKKHGLKITLGEEKDRISERNSEEENKQKLMTFDHHALWFYLDIIKAPPLNIGGQRYSHCLSFNRLRCSASLYKNYIPSFVLHNMSSIWKASFTNKKLFLTFESQTRVGNKLNDAGFISPEILHSHPDTSCSLGISSDFHLLNERFDGKLKRWEEPKQLPAEDNQDLSTHCSSLGLPLSQGFALQLVKLFGSPGVPMESLLPDDYVVPLDWKTLKMIYLQWKMSVEKRQKKMVEK